Genomic window (Phragmites australis chromosome 5, lpPhrAust1.1, whole genome shotgun sequence):
ataccgagactctccaaacacctttcctgccgggcttttccacaagacacgccaagttccagagctgcatgttccgaaggtcagcctccatttttaagcctaagccggtccctgaacctccaaacagcgggacagatagacccctggctgctcgttgctctcagcctcctggtatgatgcccaactcagtccagtgaaggaaaatcaagtcctgcccatacaggacgcatggttgcacggggtggctaagcatgacggcgcaagactcggtccttaagcggccgggctaggcatcttcatgggcaatgaataccatcatgtaactcaagcccccatgagcatcctccccggaggaccactctacctgcccgcgccaaaacagttttcacccatttttacacatcaccttccatgtcccacccgacatcaaggattttatcacaatcacggaattcacaaccatcaaggaatcatggtatatgagttattgttgataacagtaaatcttgtctccgaagagaagtgttttaaaagcaatatctccgaggagacgtattttaaaagcgacatctccgaggagatgtattcaatcctaagcatgctagatatcaagacgtcgtccatcgttaatatatttaacaacaggtattcctaaggtgatatgtattctggatgatgacatgtatggcatggcagtgttgatagggttaactactacaaatagtttgaaagaaaatgcaatatatagcacatgcgataataagtccgattttagttgatcatatatattattcgaaaacataggttcaatatgatcaagaaaataggacttgccttcttgaacGGTCAGTTCAAGATTGGTCTTGTCTCTTGAGTTTCCcagggttcttcttcatcgttggaccttgccttcagttccttcctcgcgttcttgcttagaaccttgacttcgagtcTACGCATATTAACGACAAAAAgtgcacaacgactaagcaaatgaacaccaggacaaaaccaagaaataccaaAGCGAAAAAAAAGAACGACGGAGAAAACGATGAAAGGTAAACCTAGCGGAAGAGACAATCGACAACTCTAATCAATACGAAActaatacacagagaataacgggataatctagcgaagctaggctaagctattaacctagttgttttatcaacttaagagaaaacctgaacaaatcacgattaactaggtgaactcttattagattaactgtcgaaggacgacagctagagattctacgtgtaggtgagtaCACGTGTACATGcatgaatatatgtgtaatactcatgtctatatgtatgtgagcatgtatacatatatacgtaagtataactctaaaCGATTATCTGtgcttaagtgtggagattaatattctaatctatagcactaaaacaTGGTCGTTTAGCAACTAACCTTAATTACCTAGTATTGCTTAATTGCCACACTACCTAAGTCATattttattgctatcataaaagcatacatgCAATTAATAATTTGGCTAATCTattctttgaatctaattaattaattatcaaaaggttattcaattaattaattaccaatattaaattattctatcacatTCTAATGACTAATATCTATTTATCTATCATTTACACGGGTTAATTGATTACCTTAATTGAGCTAAGATTAATTGTAAGCCATCACATGAAATATCACATGAGATAACAATACATTGCAACattgattaaaagattaatctaaaacCTACCTTTTAACTCATATGATGATTAACTTACACTTAAGCGagattaatataagcaacttaaatatgattatatctcaaacacatttatggaattatctaaactcgactttatttattaaaggagataatctaaatctagattaagCGTTGCGACACGAAATAATTATTGAATGAGAAATTaaatgaactccaaaaattacaaaatttggCATGGATgaaaattatgattttagaggaatatcgacgaaagaatcgccaaaatcggagttgaattGGAGGAGATATGGCTATCGGAAGATTTACCGAAAAGATAAATCTGGAAATTAAAAAGGAGTACTATTTTATAGACTTGGTCTACGGGATTCGTGAACCGGAGGGAGAATGAGGGTGGTTCACCGTGGACCGAGCTCAGGTGGACTCGGCTCATGGGCTGTGGACCGGGGCCGCCTTGGGTGGCTAGCGGCtagtccaccatggaccggctCGGGTGGACTGGCCTGTGGGCCCACTCGGCAGGGGGGGATGAAGGGATAAGGCACGGCCGGCTCCGGAGGAGAGGGGACGAGCGGCGGCGCCGGAAAAAGGAGGGGGAGCCGGAGCTCACCGGAGGGGGGTGGCCGACGGAGAAGAAGCGGCGGTGCTGAGAGGAAGAGGGGTGACCGGGGCGATGAAGGCGGCGCTGCGCGGCTGCTCGAGTTGGGCGgcgccgggagagaggaagacaCCGGCCAGAGGGGATGGACGCCGGAGCTCGCCGAAGGGAGAAGAGTAgccggcgcggcgacggcggcggcgacggtgcgGCGGCCATCAGCGCGGGCGGCGCAGCCGAGGGAGAAGGAGTAGCGCCGGGATCGGAGAAGGCTCGCTGGCCGGGGCGaggagctcaccggcggcgacAGCCTCAAGCCGAGCGAGGCTCAGGCTGGTGGCGCAGTACGACGCGGACCGGCGTGGCGGCCAGCGGCGCGGCGCGCGCGGGACGCAGAGCGCGGCGACGGTCGGGATGGTGCAGAGGGCGGCGGCTCGGAGGACATGCGGGTCGGCGCGGCGGAGAGATGGTGAAGGGAGCGGAGGGAGGCGGTGACCGGCGGGGACGGCGCGGTGGCCAGGCGGCACGGCGCACACGGGCGGCGGCTGTGCGCAGCGCGGCTCAGCTGGGCGCGGCCGAGCAGCGCGACAGGCGCGCAGGAGCGGTGACCGAGCGGCCGGCAGGGCGGGGCGGGTCGGCGCGAGCACGCGGCGTGGTGGAACGCGGCGCGCGGACAGCGCTCAGGAAGGGAGCAGCACGGTGGCATGGGCGGACGGCGCGCACGGGATGGCGACGCGGCGCACGAAGGCGCAAGCGGCGCTACGGTGCGGCGCAAGCGGCGCAAGGCGATGGCGCGGAAGACGCGCGGGCGGCTGCCCTGAacagagagggggggggggaaggcgAACCGAGCAGGGAGCTCACCTGGACGGCGCACGGCGCGACGCGGCtgagcgacggcggcggtgcgGCACGACGAGGCGCGCAGGCACGACGGCACGCCATGGTGGGCTCGGCTCGGCGGAATGGCTCGGGTGAGCGACTACGTGCCGGTGAGCAGCGGCATGTATGGCGCCGGCGCGAAGGGGCGCACGGGCGGCAGCGCGAGCTGGCCAGCGACGGCTCGCGCGAAACGGCGCATGCACGGGCAGTGAAGGGAGCGGCGCGGCACAGCTAGCTGACAGCGCGGTGGAGGCTCAGCAGCGGCGTGCACGCGGGTAGAGGAGCTGCGCTCGGCTGTGTGAtgtgctgctgctgtgctgTGTTGGTGCGTGTTTGcctgtgtgtatgtatgcatgtttgtgtgtatgtatgcttgtGCCTGTGTGGGGAAGCTTACTGGTGAagcaaggagaggagaagatggAGTTTGCCATGCAGTGGAAGGAACGGGAGAGAGCAGGGCATGGGGATGGGCTTGCGGTGGTCGGTGTGATCTTTGCAGGGAGATAGAGGAAGGAGCTGGAAAGGGTGGTGGCCGGCATGGGTGctggagagaaggagagatgtgagagagagagatatttgcgtatgaatattgattcaatttgaatgcaaTTGAATCAAATGGATTTGTGATAATTCAATtaaatatattgaatttgaaGTGGATTGTGTAATTCAATTTGTATAATTTGAATTGGTAACCGGGTTTGGAAAGATTCAAACGATTGTATTTGAATTAAATTGGATTAGCATAATTCAAATtagatttgaattagaaatgGATTTGATATGAGATTCGAATTGAATTGAAGTGGTGTAATtcaattgtatttgaattagaaattgacAAGACTTTGCAACGAGGATTCGAATCGCATGTTGATGAATCTGGATTTGAGATATATAGGATTAaactcaaataggagtattcgaatctgagtttggcattaattcaaataagggtatttgaattaggagaaaGATTCATACTTGAAGCTTCGGGATTCGAGAAACGTTTGAATTCAGGAGAATTGAATTTAATGAATTTCGAAAGAATTGAATCAAGATTGGGATTCGAACtttagagacattcaaattcgagtTGACCAAAGCTATTTGGGGATAATTCAATggaataattgaattatagattttagCTGGATTGGAAGCTCGATTTTCTCGGTTGGGTTTAGATTAGAAGTTTGCCGAAAGGAACTAGAATAGATTCGAATTGAGAAGCattcaattcgaattgctacgcaaagaaccataagaaccaataaaccaaaatgcacatgatcaattcaatgcaacgattaatttagaaattaacttggtgctttctgaaatacttagcccaaaataatatatttgaatatatacatacgagtatatatacatcaaatatatacttccttgattttatactagtttaataattagaaaaagttttaatttggagcgaattttgctatatttttatatgctaaaattcagggcGTTACATAATCCCTCCTAATCAAAATCCTATCAAATTTTGCATCCGAATTAGGAATATGCCCAATGGTGTGATCTAATTCATCAGCATCCTTATCCAATTCGATCCCCTCCACCtcccttgatgaatgaatgaacAACTTCGACCGAATTTCTCTCGCAAATTCATTCCTCTCCTCATCAATCATCCACTGCGACTTTGGAGGCTGAAatgatcgaatggcccaagagcgcgcggggggggggtgaactgggcaattaaaaacttataccgaaatctagaacaaatagcaaccttagcgTGAAAGAAAGGAAATACGACTACATGAACAAGTTAGGAGAAGGGAACTAAACAAGCAAGTAAAGACACTAAGAATAATACGGAAttaaaagcttgcaagaatgtaaatagtCAAATTGAATTGCAGAATAGTGAAGAGATGGGCAAGAGAACACTGAATTTTACCCTGAGgtatcgagaagttggcactccACCTAGTcatcgttggagcatccaccaaggatatcgtTCCCCcttgagttaccaagactcaagtgctccctcatgattgcatcttttccatctccagattggtgagcatcaaaccaagtacatatcTCTTTtgaggctcccacaagaactacAATAGATCACCGAGACACCACCAAACaccaaagaccggctaggtattgccaaccaccaagagtaacaagccaatagcttcacttaatcaagatcaaacctagactacagctagatgcacacttactactctccaagcactaatgatgtccttaatcttcaattaggaacttggaaatcaactcatgtgctctctctcttgcttcttgatgatacacATAGTGTATTAACTCCTCTGGATCGCAAGAACaccaaatgaaaccaagtggatgcgtatttataggctagagatccaaattatagccgttgcctaaccactcaatttttctgttaacaccggatgatccggtgagtatcCTCTTActcacaccagacaatccggtgagttcaaacttcAATCCTCCATTGCGCCAGCTGTCAATAGCCGTTGTACTGTTAATAGTCTGGTGTATGCATCTGGTGAACACACactcaacaccggactatcatGTGAGTGTAACTCAGCCAAAAACTATTCggtgcaaccctctctgaaaatattagTCCAATGACTCTCATCAAgccaacaccggactatctgatgggTTGAGCTGCTTCTACCATCATAGTCTCCTCTCgagaaaatgctccagtgtacaTATATGactctcaccggaccatccgatgagcaGTTCAAATCCAAAACACCCGaaacaaccctctctgaaaatattacTCCAGTGTAGTCTCTAATCAACTCACTGAACCATTTTGTGAGTATAACATCTTCAATTTGCCTatgaaaaattagtccggtgatcccACACTttcatcaccagattatccggtgagatcaaCTCCATTTTCCTGAGCAAGTTCACTTATGCTGAACTTAGTCCAATGATTTCACCATATTAACACCGAACCATcaggtgtaacacttctaaattttttggacacgtgtcaaaaaaaaatcatccggTGATCCATCAACTTatacatcggatcatccagtatATTCAGCTACTTTTTGTCTTGCTAAACAAATAAAGCTCCGATGGGTTCCTTTTTCagacgccggatcatccggtgaattaAACTTtttctgagctcgtccaatttaaacttttttgagctctaacttcttgacatctcaaccataggcttctatgagctacctagtgctataatttcataaatatgcATCAAAACAAGTCTAGACTTAagtagatcaagctactactcttagtctctctttatagtacggtcaaaagattaaaaaaatgacatatactactctaagttttcttcatctcctttgtgacacttagaaatagaagatccttaatcttaatGCACAAGTCCTTTGATCATCCACAGAATtgccttagggaccaagaatacctaattatcattatgaactaaatttttgatacccttcaaaataaattgttagtcacaataatacggttgtcattaatcacagaAACACTTGACACTTATCTaagggcctagatgctataGAGGCGGGTTCCAAAGTGCTTGAAGAATCTCCTGCTCCATGTGTATGACCTATAGAAGAAGGTGGTGTCGCCGTTGCCCGGAGAATCGTTGAATCCCTTCGCTAAATCCCTTGGTTTACAACGTTGGATTCCTCCAGAGCCCCAGGAACGAACGTGAGTTGTCATGCCCGCCTGAAGCTGCCACTTTGCTGCCCTAGTGATGCGAATTCCTGAAGCTGTCACTTTGCATCAGAGATGTTTCTTAGGGTGTGAACAACAATGCTAGATGCTTATGGTGAGATCTTTAAGAAAATAAAGTGTTAAGcacctatataaaaattataattttcaataCAAACAAAAACTACATGTgtttaaatataattaactatcttgttagcactaatataaaTAGTGatgcttaagcaagcaccttgCCCTTCGACTAAGCACCTGTACGAGtgcaattgagaaaaaaaatgttttttttctatAAGAACCTCTAAACATCCCATTATACACACTCTTGATTAAGTATTTTCAGGAGGTTTAGTCTtgtactagtttttttttttgtgaggtCTGTTTGGAGCTTCTGCCCTCTTGGTGTCTCCCAGGCTGATGCTACTGACTTTCAGAGTGAACCTTTCCCCATTGTATCCTGGTACTCTTGCTTTCAATAAAAGTCAGGGTAAAATATCTTAGgggctgtttggtagagctcccaGAGCTGATTCCCAGCTGGAATCagggggagctctgccaaacagcagaATCAAGCTTTAGCTCCCTGGCTGGaatccgtgggagtgattctctgattCTGCTGATTctggggagctgaaaaaagtagcttctcCTGATTCTGATTCTGTTGAGAATCATTTTCTCTggcaaattttttttagagaatcactagagaatcactt
Coding sequences:
- the LOC133918100 gene encoding uncharacterized protein LOC133918100, whose protein sequence is MACRRACAPRRAAPPPSLSRVAPCAVQGSRPRVFRAIALRRLRRTVAPLAPSCAASPSRARRPPMPPCCSLPERCPRAAFHHAACSRRPAPPCRPLGHRSCAPVALLGRAQLSRAAHSRRPCAPCRLATAPSPPVTASLRSLHHLSAAPTRMSSEPPPSAPSRPSPRSASRARRAAGRHAGPRRTAPPA